A region of Streptomyces halobius DNA encodes the following proteins:
- a CDS encoding VanZ family protein yields the protein MQSREVSASTSFVLLSIGTLHFVFTAIFKGQTDFIVIASTAVLVVAAICFLLTKRTIGRPWPFAALGASVGAEFALTLLLPSGGEFSGPSSICIINRDIAEPFATQQGLLNLLLFLPIGFFGLMALRALLPVLVGSVLLSLATELLQTLLPGVSRGCDSSDLQMNSLGGIVGALASWGILHLTKCRVAPARTHARGSAIAAGVALLVAGVVCTAWVTLISVDATSLQFTGSKEKAAAKKAIHKAFGDRYVISNVQLQSGVEDVPDKLLIALDQGFAELSWPDTDQLTVSLENSSETTSASYPVSGVSNAPTGEQDALRIARTYAEAHFAKELHAATPQVYPVGDKAELGWMVSWRRRADSGVLMPIRLDVQINTAGWVSQLLARTAEDPSGLPPLKVKKEQAEQTALGDVKRPGRAEGIHPAGSELLAVQRDGKWRIQWLTTFAADDPSVEIPPVYVDATTGKVDSRASQKEKLDDPEEGDARSPRSSATPTRETPPGADSSHRNPAPPSRRPGRNGTTLSGALPLSG from the coding sequence ATGCAGTCCAGGGAGGTCAGTGCTTCAACTTCTTTTGTTCTCTTGAGTATTGGGACGCTGCACTTCGTGTTCACTGCCATATTCAAAGGTCAGACTGACTTCATAGTCATCGCGTCCACAGCTGTGCTCGTCGTGGCTGCGATCTGCTTCCTTCTCACAAAACGCACGATTGGACGACCGTGGCCCTTCGCGGCCCTCGGAGCATCCGTCGGAGCCGAATTTGCTTTGACTCTCCTTCTGCCGAGCGGGGGAGAATTCTCAGGCCCATCGAGCATTTGCATCATCAACCGTGATATCGCCGAACCGTTTGCCACGCAGCAGGGGTTGCTGAACCTTCTGCTCTTTCTCCCGATCGGCTTCTTTGGGCTGATGGCTCTGCGGGCGCTTCTGCCTGTGCTGGTCGGCAGCGTGCTGCTGTCCCTGGCAACCGAGTTGCTGCAGACGCTGCTGCCCGGTGTCAGCCGGGGGTGCGACAGCAGCGACCTCCAGATGAACTCCCTTGGCGGGATCGTCGGCGCCTTGGCCTCGTGGGGAATCTTGCACTTGACCAAGTGCCGGGTCGCCCCAGCGCGGACACATGCGCGGGGGAGCGCAATCGCTGCTGGTGTGGCGTTGCTCGTTGCCGGTGTTGTCTGCACGGCATGGGTGACCTTGATTTCGGTCGATGCCACCAGTTTGCAATTCACCGGAAGCAAGGAGAAGGCGGCGGCGAAGAAGGCCATACACAAGGCGTTCGGTGACCGATATGTCATCAGTAATGTGCAACTTCAGTCCGGCGTGGAGGACGTTCCTGACAAGTTGCTCATCGCCCTGGACCAGGGGTTTGCCGAACTCTCCTGGCCTGACACCGACCAGCTCACGGTCAGCCTGGAGAACTCCAGTGAGACCACGTCGGCAAGCTACCCGGTTTCCGGAGTCAGCAACGCGCCTACGGGTGAACAAGACGCCCTGCGCATCGCCCGAACCTACGCCGAGGCCCACTTCGCCAAAGAACTGCACGCAGCTACGCCGCAGGTCTACCCCGTCGGTGACAAGGCCGAACTCGGATGGATGGTGAGCTGGCGGCGGCGCGCCGACTCAGGGGTCTTGATGCCCATACGGCTGGACGTTCAGATCAATACCGCCGGCTGGGTGTCCCAACTTCTCGCTCGCACCGCAGAAGATCCCAGTGGACTCCCTCCCTTGAAGGTGAAGAAGGAACAAGCCGAGCAGACCGCACTCGGCGACGTGAAGCGTCCCGGACGGGCAGAGGGCATCCACCCCGCCGGCAGTGAACTGCTGGCAGTTCAACGTGACGGCAAGTGGCGGATCCAATGGCTTACGACCTTCGCCGCAGACGACCCCTCGGTGGAAATACCGCCCGTCTATGTGGACGCCACGACCGGCAAGGTCGACTCCCGTGCCAGCCAGAAGGAGAAGCTGGACGATCCGGAGGAGGGTGATGCCAGATCACCGCGAAGCTCGGCTACACCTACAAGGGAAACACCTCCTGGGGCGGACAGTTCACACAGAAATCCGGCACCACCAAGTCGAAGACCTGGACGAAATGGGACGACGCTCAGCGGTGCGCTCCCGCTATCAGGGTGA
- a CDS encoding glycosyltransferase family 2 protein: protein MPHLRVGVAILTMGNRPAELQALLDSVAKQDLPATRIVVVGNGSPLPPLPDGTTGIELSENLGVSGGRNAALEELRTSGDVDVVVDLDDDGLLISADVFSRLEELYARDPALGIVSFRIADERGRTQRRHVPRLRVGDPARGGLVTTFLGGGHALSMPMLDGIGGWPDDFFYAHEETDLAWRALDDGWRIRYEPEIVLQHPWTSPTRHAVYHRMVARNRVWLAKRHLPAVLVPVYLGVWALLTAARSRSAAGLRAWAGGFAEGVRTPCGRRKPMRWRTVWRMTRLGRPPVV from the coding sequence GTGCCTCATCTGCGCGTAGGCGTCGCCATCCTGACCATGGGGAACCGCCCCGCCGAGCTGCAGGCGCTGCTCGACTCGGTCGCCAAGCAGGACCTCCCGGCGACCCGGATCGTGGTCGTCGGAAACGGCTCCCCGCTGCCCCCCTTGCCCGACGGCACGACGGGCATCGAGCTGAGCGAGAATCTGGGGGTCTCCGGCGGCCGGAACGCGGCGCTGGAGGAGCTGCGCACGTCCGGAGACGTGGACGTGGTGGTCGACCTCGACGACGACGGACTGCTGATCAGCGCGGACGTCTTCAGCCGGCTGGAAGAGCTGTACGCGCGCGACCCCGCCTTGGGGATCGTGAGCTTTCGGATCGCCGACGAACGGGGACGCACCCAGCGACGGCACGTCCCCCGCCTCCGCGTCGGAGACCCGGCGCGCGGCGGCCTCGTCACGACGTTCCTCGGCGGCGGTCACGCGCTGTCCATGCCGATGCTGGACGGAATCGGCGGCTGGCCGGACGACTTCTTCTACGCGCACGAGGAGACCGACCTCGCGTGGCGGGCCCTGGACGACGGCTGGCGGATCCGCTACGAGCCGGAGATCGTGCTGCAGCACCCTTGGACGTCGCCCACCCGGCACGCCGTCTATCACCGCATGGTGGCCAGAAACCGGGTGTGGCTGGCCAAGCGGCATCTCCCGGCGGTCCTGGTGCCGGTCTACCTGGGGGTGTGGGCGCTGCTGACCGCTGCCCGGAGCCGGTCGGCGGCGGGGCTGCGGGCCTGGGCCGGCGGTTTCGCCGAAGGAGTCCGGACCCCGTGCGGCCGCCGCAAGCCGATGCGCTGGCGCACGGTGTGGCGTATGACGAGGCTGGGCCGCCCACCGGTGGTCTAG
- a CDS encoding oxygen-binding di-iron domain-containing protein produces METSVDEIAEGIYRVSTFVPEIAPPAGFTFNQFLVDAEEPLLFHTGMRSLFPAVSEAVGRVVPLDRLRWLTFGHVEADECGAMNQFLAAAPHAEVAHGLLGCLVSLNDLADRPPRPMAHEETLDLGGKKVRRRRVRNLNTPHVPHNWESRVLYEETTRTLLCGDLFTHVGNGPAVTEDDLVEVALEAEEMLRQTSCLTAAVETLRSLAKLKPRTLAVMHGSSFRGDCAGALRSLADGLAVRFSPEREFVARPSILADGEAAES; encoded by the coding sequence ATGGAGACATCCGTCGATGAGATAGCCGAGGGCATCTACCGGGTATCCACCTTCGTACCCGAGATCGCGCCGCCCGCGGGGTTCACCTTCAACCAATTCCTGGTCGACGCGGAGGAACCGCTGCTCTTCCACACGGGCATGCGGTCGCTGTTCCCCGCCGTCTCGGAAGCCGTCGGCCGGGTGGTGCCCCTGGACCGGCTGCGCTGGCTGACCTTCGGGCATGTCGAGGCGGACGAGTGCGGCGCCATGAACCAGTTCCTGGCCGCGGCCCCGCACGCCGAGGTGGCCCACGGCCTGCTCGGCTGTCTGGTCTCCCTCAACGACCTGGCCGACCGTCCGCCGCGCCCGATGGCCCACGAGGAGACGCTCGACCTGGGCGGCAAGAAGGTGCGCCGCCGCCGTGTCCGGAACCTCAACACCCCGCATGTGCCGCATAATTGGGAGTCACGGGTGCTGTACGAGGAGACCACCCGCACGCTGCTGTGCGGTGACCTCTTCACCCACGTCGGCAACGGCCCCGCGGTCACCGAGGACGATCTGGTCGAGGTCGCTCTGGAAGCCGAGGAGATGCTCCGTCAGACCTCCTGCCTGACCGCGGCGGTCGAGACGCTGCGCTCCCTCGCCAAGCTGAAGCCGCGGACGCTGGCCGTCATGCACGGCTCCTCGTTCCGCGGTGACTGCGCCGGCGCGCTGCGCTCCCTGGCCGACGGCCTCGCGGTGCGCTTCAGCCCGGAGAGGGAGTTCGTCGCCCGCCCGAGCATCCTGGCCGACGGGGAGGCCGCCGAGTCCTGA
- the trxA gene encoding thioredoxin: MATIELTKDNFDEIVSGGDFVLIDFWAEWCGPCKQFGPVFERSSEKHDDLVFAKVDTEAQPELAAAFEIQSIPTLMIVRDNIAVFAQAGALPEAVLEDVIGQARGLDMDEVRASVAEAQQGGQAAGA; the protein is encoded by the coding sequence ATGGCCACCATTGAGCTCACCAAGGACAACTTCGACGAGATCGTCTCCGGCGGCGATTTCGTCCTGATCGACTTCTGGGCCGAGTGGTGCGGCCCCTGCAAACAGTTCGGCCCGGTCTTCGAGCGGTCGTCCGAGAAGCACGACGACCTGGTCTTCGCCAAGGTCGACACGGAGGCACAGCCCGAGCTGGCCGCCGCCTTCGAGATCCAGTCCATCCCCACGCTGATGATCGTCCGCGACAACATCGCGGTGTTCGCCCAGGCGGGCGCGCTGCCGGAGGCCGTCCTGGAGGACGTCATCGGGCAGGCCCGCGGACTGGACATGGACGAGGTACGGGCCTCGGTCGCGGAGGCCCAGCAGGGTGGGCAGGCAGCGGGCGCGTGA
- a CDS encoding histidine phosphatase family protein encodes MSELLLIRHGETEWSRAGRHTGWTDLPLTTAGEEQARALRPLLSGRRIGRVRASPMARALRTAELAGLARPETDAELREWDYGGYEGVTTAEIHRGRPGWYLFTDGVAPGPEEHPGESPEQVGARADRVLARIAPWLDADEGDVVLVAHAHFLRVLTARRLGLPAAAGGLFTFETGTVGVLGSEHGRPAVVAWNARSL; translated from the coding sequence GTGAGTGAGCTGCTGCTGATCCGGCACGGCGAAACCGAGTGGAGCCGCGCGGGGCGGCACACCGGCTGGACCGATCTGCCGCTCACCACCGCAGGTGAGGAGCAGGCCCGCGCACTGCGGCCGCTGCTGTCCGGCCGCAGGATCGGGCGGGTCCGCGCCAGCCCGATGGCGCGGGCGCTGCGCACCGCCGAGCTGGCGGGTCTCGCGCGGCCGGAGACCGATGCCGAGCTGCGGGAATGGGATTACGGCGGCTACGAGGGCGTCACCACGGCCGAGATCCACCGCGGCAGGCCCGGCTGGTATCTGTTCACCGACGGTGTCGCCCCCGGGCCCGAGGAGCATCCCGGGGAGTCGCCCGAGCAGGTCGGGGCGCGGGCCGACCGGGTGCTGGCGCGGATCGCGCCCTGGCTCGATGCCGATGAGGGCGATGTGGTGCTGGTGGCGCATGCGCACTTTCTGCGGGTGCTGACCGCCCGCAGGCTCGGGTTGCCGGCCGCGGCGGGCGGACTGTTCACGTTCGAGACCGGGACGGTCGGGGTGCTGGGGAGTGAGCACGGTCGGCCGGCGGTGGTCGCGTGGAACGCCCGGAGCCTTTGA
- a CDS encoding rod shape-determining protein, with the protein MTISLAQLRRCSTAVDMGAARTRVYVKNQGLLIDEPTAAAVNVRTGAMLAVGTQAEKMDGRTPDHIRVFRPVTGGTVVDIDMAQRLLRSLISEKLRRGWWRRRVLRAAVCLPHGSHPLTQRAAVETLTGVGARQVELVDTLIAAAVGCGLPVEHPEATMIVVCGAGTTQVAVLSLGSIVAAETVPVGGNAIDHAVIQHLRLHHQLMLRGRGVRPMHLLLSNGDGAASGANEVHGRDVHSGQARSVFVDPERIRHAVATPLTAILDGIGAVLRRCPPDLVADLGERGLMLAGGSALIPGLESMIHQATTMPVHIADFPSTCAVQGLGAMIEGKVEPLHLDPMAR; encoded by the coding sequence ATGACCATCAGCCTGGCCCAGCTGCGGCGCTGCTCGACCGCCGTCGACATGGGCGCGGCCCGGACCAGGGTGTATGTCAAGAACCAGGGCCTGCTCATCGATGAACCGACCGCCGCCGCGGTCAATGTCCGCACCGGCGCGATGCTGGCCGTCGGCACCCAGGCCGAGAAGATGGACGGCCGCACCCCCGACCACATTCGGGTGTTCCGCCCGGTCACCGGCGGCACCGTGGTGGACATCGACATGGCCCAGCGGCTGCTGCGCAGCCTGATCAGCGAAAAGCTGCGCAGGGGCTGGTGGCGTCGGCGCGTGCTGCGGGCCGCGGTCTGCCTCCCGCACGGCAGCCATCCGCTCACCCAGCGGGCCGCCGTGGAGACGCTCACCGGCGTCGGCGCCCGCCAGGTGGAGCTGGTCGACACGCTGATCGCCGCGGCCGTCGGCTGCGGACTCCCGGTGGAGCACCCCGAAGCGACCATGATCGTGGTGTGCGGTGCCGGAACCACACAGGTCGCGGTGCTCTCACTCGGTTCGATCGTGGCCGCCGAGACCGTCCCCGTGGGCGGCAATGCCATCGATCACGCGGTCATCCAGCATCTGCGGCTGCACCACCAGCTGATGCTGCGGGGCCGGGGCGTACGCCCGATGCACCTGCTGCTCTCGAACGGCGACGGAGCCGCCTCGGGTGCGAACGAAGTGCACGGCCGGGACGTACACAGCGGCCAGGCCCGCTCCGTGTTCGTCGACCCCGAGCGGATCCGGCATGCCGTCGCCACCCCTCTGACCGCGATTCTCGACGGCATCGGGGCGGTCCTCCGCCGCTGCCCGCCGGACCTGGTCGCCGACCTCGGGGAGCGCGGTCTGATGCTCGCGGGCGGCAGCGCGCTGATCCCCGGCCTGGAGTCGATGATCCATCAGGCCACCACCATGCCGGTGCATATCGCGGACTTCCCCAGCACCTGCGCCGTACAGGGACTGGGCGCCATGATCGAGGGCAAGGTGGAACCCCTGCACCTCGACCCGATGGCCCGGTGA
- a CDS encoding FkbM family methyltransferase yields MTLAARLGPRLPGRLVSALAAGLYPRFEPELRRLADFCPPGGTAVDVGGWYGPWTRRLARRADRVVTIEPVPHLARLLASVSPAHVQVVSAAATDRAGCATLWLPPDGRGDRGVSSLVRRGLHGTALDVPCLPLDALGLAAVTLIKIDVDGGELAVLRGAADLIEREHPSLFVELETRIQPLGPVLDWTAARGYRGWVLPHAHWTPLADFDLSAHQSRTSHVAEHGLLRRSLAPHRRYVNSVLFLPDGDRPGSPATRTVHDHVHHEPHH; encoded by the coding sequence GTGACGCTCGCCGCCCGGCTCGGCCCGCGGCTCCCCGGCCGGCTGGTGTCGGCCCTGGCGGCCGGGCTCTATCCGCGGTTCGAACCGGAGCTGCGGCGGCTGGCCGACTTCTGCCCGCCGGGCGGCACGGCCGTGGACGTCGGCGGGTGGTACGGCCCCTGGACCCGGCGGCTGGCCCGGCGCGCGGATCGTGTCGTCACCATCGAGCCGGTCCCCCACCTCGCCCGGCTGCTCGCCTCCGTCTCCCCGGCGCATGTCCAGGTGGTCTCCGCCGCGGCCACCGACCGCGCGGGCTGCGCCACCCTCTGGCTGCCCCCGGACGGCCGCGGCGACCGCGGGGTCTCCTCGCTCGTCCGCCGCGGACTGCACGGCACCGCCCTGGACGTGCCCTGCCTCCCCCTGGACGCCCTCGGGCTGGCCGCGGTCACCCTCATCAAGATCGACGTGGACGGCGGAGAGCTGGCGGTGCTGCGCGGCGCCGCCGACCTCATCGAGCGCGAACACCCGTCGCTCTTCGTCGAGTTGGAGACCCGCATCCAGCCGCTCGGGCCGGTACTGGACTGGACGGCCGCCCGCGGCTATCGCGGCTGGGTCCTGCCGCACGCCCACTGGACACCACTGGCCGACTTCGATCTGTCCGCTCACCAGTCCCGCACCTCCCACGTCGCCGAACACGGGCTGCTGCGCCGCTCCCTCGCGCCGCACCGCCGCTACGTCAATTCCGTCCTCTTCCTCCCCGACGGCGACCGTCCCGGCTCCCCCGCGACCCGCACCGTCCACGACCATGTCCATCATGAACCGCACCACTGA
- a CDS encoding DMT family transporter yields MLWWGVAAALLANVLYSTGFVLEKRALSALPALCTRQPARVVRHLVGSPLWLGGSLALAAGFAAQLAVYRTLPLAAAQGIFVSGLVLLLLLSSVVLGERTSGRERQGIVAILVALVLVVASLQGDDARAIARTAPPARLLAIAVPSLAAGLLLYASAERRARRRHRLPTAGVPYGVAVGLLYGVSSLAIKGVSGLLTTRDIPGAAAELFRSPYPYLLVFTGATGLVLSQTALQRCRASVIVPVCSTVTCVFTVACGTVAFGEPLPAEPVRLALRLGGTAVALSVLLALPRHDRGAPARAPDPAPATTSSAARDPSASELSAGESPAGEPPSPLTELSHEAR; encoded by the coding sequence ATGCTGTGGTGGGGCGTGGCGGCCGCGCTGCTCGCCAACGTCCTTTACAGCACCGGCTTTGTGCTGGAGAAGCGCGCGCTGTCCGCGCTGCCCGCGCTCTGTACCCGGCAGCCCGCCCGGGTCGTGCGCCATCTCGTCGGCAGCCCGCTGTGGCTCGGCGGCTCGCTCGCCCTGGCCGCCGGCTTCGCCGCCCAACTCGCCGTCTATCGCACCCTCCCCCTCGCCGCCGCTCAGGGCATTTTCGTCTCGGGTCTGGTCCTGCTGCTGCTCCTCTCCTCGGTGGTGCTCGGCGAGCGGACCAGCGGCCGCGAGCGGCAGGGCATCGTGGCGATCCTCGTCGCGCTGGTGCTGGTCGTCGCCTCCCTCCAGGGCGATGACGCGCGGGCCATCGCCCGTACCGCGCCGCCCGCGCGGCTGCTCGCCATCGCCGTGCCGTCGCTGGCCGCCGGGCTGCTGCTGTACGCCTCGGCGGAACGCCGCGCCAGGCGCCGCCACCGTCTGCCGACCGCCGGCGTCCCTTACGGAGTGGCCGTCGGCCTGCTCTACGGCGTCAGCTCACTCGCCATCAAGGGCGTCTCCGGACTGCTCACCACCCGCGACATCCCGGGCGCCGCCGCGGAACTCTTCCGCTCGCCCTACCCGTACCTCCTTGTCTTCACCGGAGCCACCGGCCTGGTGCTGTCCCAGACCGCGCTGCAACGCTGCCGCGCCTCCGTCATCGTCCCCGTCTGCTCGACCGTCACCTGTGTCTTCACCGTCGCCTGCGGCACCGTCGCCTTCGGGGAACCGCTACCCGCCGAGCCGGTACGGCTGGCGCTCCGGCTGGGCGGCACGGCCGTCGCCCTGTCCGTCCTGCTCGCACTTCCCCGCCACGACCGCGGCGCCCCGGCCCGAGCCCCCGACCCCGCCCCGGCCACCACCTCTTCCGCTGCCCGTGACCCCTCTGCCTCTGAACTCTCTGCCGGTGAATCCCCTGCCGGTGAACCACCCTCCCCCCTAACGGAGTTGAGCCATGAAGCCAGATGA
- a CDS encoding class I SAM-dependent methyltransferase — MTRPPTAPPSPGPAPTPAGLRDFYENPAVPVASGDARSRRQALLLARALGPVRTGTPAATILDIGCGDGTAAATAAGVLAGHRLVGVDWSQDALRRAATRVPYAVRGELTDGGLPFATGSADAVLFGEVVEHLVDPDAALDELRRVLRPGGHLMLSTPNLAAWYNRGLLLAGVQPVFSEVSMRHVHGRPGTQVVGHLRLYTARALRGFLTASGFDVVRIAGAPYHDVPRPLRPLDRAACHVPSLASILLAHARRRRE; from the coding sequence ATGACCCGTCCCCCGACCGCTCCTCCTTCCCCCGGCCCCGCGCCGACCCCCGCCGGACTGCGCGACTTCTACGAGAACCCCGCCGTGCCGGTCGCCTCCGGTGATGCCCGCAGCCGACGGCAGGCCCTGCTGCTGGCCCGCGCCCTGGGCCCGGTACGCACCGGGACGCCGGCCGCGACCATCCTGGACATCGGCTGCGGCGACGGCACCGCGGCCGCCACCGCCGCGGGCGTCCTCGCCGGTCACCGGCTGGTCGGCGTCGACTGGTCGCAGGACGCGCTGCGCCGCGCCGCGACCCGTGTCCCGTATGCGGTACGCGGTGAACTGACGGACGGCGGGCTGCCGTTCGCGACCGGCTCCGCCGACGCCGTCCTCTTCGGCGAGGTCGTCGAGCATCTCGTCGACCCCGACGCGGCCCTGGACGAACTGCGCCGGGTGCTGCGCCCCGGCGGTCATCTGATGCTCTCCACCCCCAATCTCGCCGCCTGGTACAACCGCGGACTCCTGCTCGCCGGGGTCCAGCCCGTCTTCTCGGAGGTGAGCATGCGACATGTCCACGGCCGGCCCGGCACCCAGGTCGTCGGCCATCTGCGCCTCTACACCGCCCGGGCGCTCCGTGGCTTTCTCACCGCGTCCGGCTTCGATGTCGTACGGATCGCCGGCGCGCCGTATCACGATGTGCCGCGCCCGCTGCGGCCCCTCGACCGCGCCGCGTGCCATGTCCCGTCGCTGGCCTCCATCCTGCTCGCGCATGCCCGCCGGAGAAGGGAGTAG
- a CDS encoding condensation protein, with protein MTALQPARHEPSGGPPTATARQPVLARVPFPVVDEIARHCLQDDEPETVHIEVHLPGRVDPARLRAAFHQALTRHPRVLMRQAPVRRWCRRYEWELTAAPDVDPVVFPPPGPDALVRARERALAGCPPLDASPPVRLEVIERPGAADGTVLFLAINHTALDGPACLRVLATAAELYGGADNSPAPPPVRATGPAGDRNRPGDAAGPGHGLARPARLAPDHTPNDRREQNQDHEQDPSQRQEHSHAQGVGHDRERSRWQEHSDLIQPPTNTAINTGTKTGTNPLTDNGMLITELPVPARPPRVDGRARYTVNDQLLVATCLMAARWNRLHDVPASPVVVTMPVDDRPRGADMPIGNGTRLVSVGFGPEERRDAELLTADPPDPGAVARLLRRTAARTRALKSTTGSQLGLAGALLTAPVLPVGLRGAVTRALRTVAAPWTSTTLLSNIGRIPYPLDFGDAGRPTAVWFSAPARMPRGLTVTTVSVGGRVQLALRWSHALLDDAAGARLGELFESSLAATAWAPPPTPPAPRAEGGAR; from the coding sequence ATGACCGCACTGCAACCGGCCCGGCACGAACCGTCCGGCGGCCCGCCGACGGCCACGGCCCGCCAACCCGTCCTCGCCCGCGTCCCCTTCCCCGTCGTCGACGAGATCGCGCGGCACTGCCTCCAGGACGACGAGCCGGAGACCGTCCACATCGAGGTGCACCTCCCGGGGCGGGTCGACCCTGCGCGCCTGCGCGCCGCGTTCCACCAGGCGCTCACCCGGCACCCCCGCGTCCTGATGCGCCAGGCCCCCGTCCGCCGGTGGTGCCGCCGCTACGAGTGGGAGCTCACCGCCGCCCCGGATGTGGACCCGGTCGTCTTCCCGCCACCCGGCCCGGACGCGCTGGTACGGGCCCGGGAACGCGCGCTCGCGGGCTGCCCGCCCCTGGACGCGTCGCCGCCCGTGCGGCTGGAGGTGATCGAACGCCCGGGGGCGGCCGACGGCACCGTACTGTTCCTCGCCATCAACCACACCGCGCTGGACGGCCCGGCCTGCCTCCGTGTGCTGGCCACCGCCGCCGAGCTGTACGGGGGCGCGGACAACTCCCCGGCCCCGCCGCCCGTACGCGCCACCGGACCCGCCGGGGACCGGAACCGCCCCGGAGACGCCGCGGGCCCCGGACACGGCCTCGCCCGCCCGGCCCGCCTCGCCCCCGACCACACGCCGAACGACCGCCGCGAGCAGAACCAGGACCACGAACAGGACCCCAGCCAGCGGCAGGAGCACAGCCACGCGCAGGGCGTCGGCCACGACCGGGAGCGCAGCCGGTGGCAGGAGCACAGCGACCTCATCCAGCCCCCCACCAACACCGCCATCAACACCGGCACCAAGACCGGCACCAACCCCCTCACCGACAACGGCATGCTCATCACCGAGCTCCCCGTTCCCGCCCGGCCGCCGCGCGTCGACGGCCGGGCGCGCTACACCGTCAACGATCAACTTCTCGTCGCCACCTGTCTGATGGCGGCCCGCTGGAACCGGCTGCACGATGTCCCCGCCTCCCCCGTCGTCGTCACCATGCCCGTGGACGACCGCCCGCGCGGGGCGGACATGCCCATCGGCAACGGCACCCGGCTGGTCTCGGTGGGCTTCGGCCCCGAGGAACGCCGGGACGCCGAGCTGCTCACCGCCGACCCGCCCGACCCCGGCGCGGTGGCCCGGCTGCTGCGTCGTACGGCCGCCCGCACCCGCGCCCTCAAGTCCACGACCGGATCCCAACTCGGGCTCGCCGGAGCGCTGTTGACCGCTCCCGTACTGCCCGTCGGACTGCGCGGGGCGGTCACCCGCGCGCTGCGTACCGTCGCCGCCCCCTGGACGTCCACCACGCTCCTCTCCAACATCGGCCGTATCCCCTACCCGCTGGATTTCGGTGACGCGGGCCGCCCGACCGCGGTGTGGTTCTCCGCCCCGGCCCGGATGCCGCGCGGGCTGACCGTCACCACCGTCTCCGTCGGCGGCCGCGTCCAGCTCGCGCTGCGCTGGTCGCACGCCCTCCTGGACGACGCGGCCGGCGCCCGGCTGGGCGAGCTCTTCGAGAGCTCGCTCGCCGCCACCGCCTGGGCCCCACCCCCGACTCCGCCCGCGCCCCGGGCCGAAGGAGGCGCCCGATGA